The following coding sequences are from one Kosakonia sp. H02 window:
- the fliD gene encoding flagellar filament capping protein FliD, translating into MASVSSLGAGTSLDLNTLYNNLQTAEQTKLTPITTQQTSYKAKLTAWGVVQTSLTKLQTAADALKNTSAIAGTKVSSTNTAFSAALDNDAAAGTYSVEVTSLAASQSLLSPKVASKDTDLGDSSLSSRTITITQPGQKDPMTVTLASDKTSLADMRDAINAQQGSVTASIIKADDNSYYLALTSRDSGTTNQMTITTDDTELAKYISYDSTNTGSASNTMTQQVAASDAKVKINGIEITRSSNTITDAPEGVTLTLDKLTTSAETLSVTKDNAPMIAAVQAYVDAYNSLQTTIANQTKYTAVDQGSDAQDSSNGDLIGDATLRNIQTRLRSQLSTVQSDAGSFTVLSQLGITQDLSGKLTVDSTKLDKALSEKSADVVSFLSGDGKTTGFATETSNLLKEVLGTDGSVQNATDGINKTLKQLADQYTSVNDQITATMARYKTQFTSLSQLVSSLTNTGNYLTQQFNALS; encoded by the coding sequence ATGGCAAGTGTTAGTTCACTCGGCGCAGGCACAAGCTTGGATCTCAATACGTTGTATAACAATTTGCAGACAGCTGAACAGACCAAGCTGACGCCTATTACTACTCAGCAGACATCGTATAAAGCAAAACTGACGGCCTGGGGCGTAGTACAAACCTCCCTGACCAAGCTGCAAACCGCCGCTGATGCACTGAAGAACACCTCGGCGATTGCAGGAACGAAAGTATCAAGTACCAATACGGCATTCAGTGCCGCACTGGATAACGATGCGGCGGCAGGAACGTACTCCGTTGAAGTCACCTCGCTGGCCGCATCGCAGTCATTGCTGAGCCCGAAAGTAGCCAGTAAAGACACCGATCTGGGTGATAGCAGTCTGAGTTCTCGTACCATTACTATTACGCAACCGGGGCAAAAAGACCCGATGACCGTGACGCTGGCAAGCGATAAGACCAGCCTTGCGGATATGCGCGATGCGATTAACGCCCAACAGGGCAGCGTCACCGCCAGCATTATTAAAGCGGATGACAACAGCTATTACCTGGCGCTGACCTCACGCGACAGCGGTACAACTAACCAGATGACGATCACCACGGATGATACGGAACTGGCGAAGTACATTAGCTATGATTCGACCAACACCGGCAGCGCCAGCAATACCATGACGCAGCAGGTTGCCGCGTCTGATGCGAAGGTGAAAATTAACGGGATTGAGATTACCCGTAGCAGCAACACCATCACCGATGCGCCGGAAGGGGTAACGCTGACGCTGGATAAGCTGACCACCAGCGCGGAAACGTTGTCAGTGACCAAAGATAATGCGCCGATGATAGCTGCGGTACAGGCGTATGTGGATGCTTACAACTCCCTGCAAACCACCATTGCCAACCAGACCAAATACACGGCGGTGGATCAGGGTAGTGACGCGCAGGACAGCTCAAACGGGGATCTGATAGGCGACGCGACGCTGCGTAACATTCAGACGCGTCTGCGCTCGCAGTTATCCACTGTACAGTCAGACGCGGGCAGTTTTACCGTACTATCGCAACTGGGTATTACCCAGGATTTATCTGGCAAACTGACCGTTGACAGCACCAAGCTTGATAAGGCGCTGAGTGAAAAATCCGCCGACGTGGTGTCGTTTTTGTCGGGTGACGGTAAAACCACCGGCTTTGCGACCGAGACCAGCAACCTGCTGAAAGAGGTATTAGGTACTGACGGTAGCGTACAGAACGCCACCGACGGGATTAACAAAACGCTTAAGCAGCTTGCCGACCAGTACACCTCGGTGAATGACCAGATCACGGCGACAATGGCGCGTTACAAAACACAGTTTACAAGTTTAAGTCAGTTAGTTTCTTCCCTGACCAACACAGGGAACTATCTGACTCAGCAGTTTAATGCTTTGAGTTGA
- the fliS gene encoding flagellar export chaperone FliS yields MYTKSGTQAYAQVGVESAVLSASPHQLVVLLFDGALSAMKKAAILIEQGDIPGKGQALSKAINIITNGLRAGLDHKVGGELAANLDSLYDYMTRRLLQANLHNDLAAIDEVSMLLNNIADAWKEIGPNNQNARDTY; encoded by the coding sequence ATGTATACGAAATCGGGAACTCAGGCTTATGCTCAGGTCGGCGTCGAAAGCGCCGTCCTGAGTGCAAGCCCACATCAACTCGTGGTGTTACTTTTTGATGGCGCGTTAAGCGCCATGAAAAAGGCCGCGATCCTGATTGAACAGGGAGATATTCCCGGTAAAGGACAGGCGCTTTCAAAGGCCATTAATATCATCACTAATGGTTTGCGCGCCGGGCTTGACCACAAAGTCGGTGGCGAGCTCGCTGCAAACCTGGACAGTCTTTATGACTACATGACACGACGTCTTTTACAGGCAAATCTCCATAATGACCTCGCCGCCATTGATGAAGTCTCGATGTTGCTCAACAACATCGCTGACGCCTGGAAAGAGATAGGCCCCAATAATCAAAACGCGCGGGACACTTACTAA
- the fliT gene encoding flagella biosynthesis regulatory protein FliT, whose protein sequence is MEANFGLLHHYQQLLVTSRTMLSLAKEGRWDELIEHELGYVTSVESLTQFQDSTDAAPHMQAQIRPLLKQILDNEVILKQLLNQRMDELRTLVGQTSRQHNLHSTYGRLSGNILFPNEI, encoded by the coding sequence ATGGAAGCAAATTTCGGGTTGCTCCACCACTATCAGCAGCTGTTGGTTACCAGCCGTACCATGCTTAGCCTCGCGAAGGAAGGGCGTTGGGATGAACTTATTGAACATGAGCTGGGGTACGTAACTTCTGTGGAGTCATTGACACAATTCCAGGATTCGACCGATGCTGCGCCGCATATGCAGGCGCAGATCCGTCCCCTGCTCAAGCAGATTCTGGACAATGAAGTCATATTGAAACAATTGTTAAACCAGCGAATGGACGAGCTGAGGACATTGGTTGGTCAAACTTCCCGACAACATAACCTACATTCGACATATGGACGTCTTTCTGGAAATATCCTGTTCCCCAATGAGATCTGA
- the yedD gene encoding lipoprotein YedD has protein sequence MKKRVILGAMLLLSGCVQVDNYQAVVKHPAPAGLAGYWQSAGPQSSLVSPEAIASLIVTPQGDTLDCRQWQRVIAVPGKLMLDGDTFYNVTQKRDVYRLSREDNILEFDGLTLKRVDAPTVECQQALEKAGLDINGSSESRN, from the coding sequence ATGAAAAAGCGAGTGATTCTCGGCGCGATGCTGCTGCTGAGCGGTTGTGTTCAGGTGGATAATTATCAGGCGGTGGTCAAACACCCGGCACCGGCAGGATTAGCGGGTTACTGGCAATCAGCCGGGCCGCAGAGCAGCCTGGTCAGCCCGGAAGCGATAGCCAGCCTTATCGTTACGCCGCAGGGTGACACCCTTGATTGCCGCCAGTGGCAGCGGGTGATTGCCGTACCGGGCAAACTGATGCTGGATGGCGATACCTTTTATAACGTGACGCAAAAACGCGACGTGTACCGCCTGAGCCGCGAAGATAACATCCTCGAGTTCGACGGACTGACCCTTAAGCGCGTGGACGCCCCGACCGTAGAGTGCCAGCAAGCGCTGGAAAAAGCGGGTCTGGATATCAACGGGTCATCAGAAAGCAGGAATTAA
- the yedE gene encoding selenium metabolism membrane protein YedE/FdhT encodes MSWQHFKDRFLITFWSPVPAVIAAGILSTYYFGITGTFWAVTGEFTRWGGQLLQMAGVHTEEWGYYKLIHLDGTPLTRIDGMMIIGMFGGCFAAALWANNVKLRFPHSRIRIAQAIIGGIIAGFGARLAMGCNLAAFFTGIPQFSLHAWFFAIATAIGSWFGARFTLLPLFRIPVKMQKVSAASPLTQKPSQAKRRFRLGMLVFAGMVGWALLTAMNQPKLGLAMLFGVGFGLLIERAQICFTSAFRDMWITGRTMMAKAIIFGMAASAIGIFSYVQLGMEAKIMWAGPNAVIGGLLFGFGIVLAGGCETGWMYRAVEGQVHYWWVGLGNVIGSTILAYFWDDISPALATNWDKINLLNTFGPLGGLLVTYLLLLAAFLFVVGWEKQFFRRRATTTTIKETA; translated from the coding sequence ATGTCATGGCAACATTTCAAAGACCGCTTTTTGATAACGTTCTGGTCACCTGTTCCGGCGGTTATCGCGGCGGGCATTCTCTCTACCTATTATTTTGGTATTACCGGCACTTTCTGGGCGGTCACCGGCGAATTTACCCGCTGGGGCGGTCAGCTTTTGCAGATGGCGGGCGTGCATACCGAAGAGTGGGGCTACTACAAACTTATTCATCTTGATGGCACACCGCTGACACGCATCGACGGCATGATGATTATTGGCATGTTCGGCGGCTGTTTCGCTGCCGCGCTGTGGGCCAATAATGTGAAGCTGCGTTTCCCGCACAGCCGCATCCGCATTGCCCAGGCGATTATCGGCGGTATCATTGCCGGTTTTGGCGCGCGCCTGGCGATGGGCTGCAACCTTGCAGCGTTCTTTACCGGCATTCCGCAGTTCTCCCTGCATGCGTGGTTTTTCGCTATCGCCACGGCGATTGGCTCGTGGTTTGGCGCGCGCTTCACCCTGCTGCCGCTGTTTCGTATTCCGGTGAAAATGCAGAAAGTCTCTGCCGCCTCACCGCTGACGCAAAAGCCTTCCCAGGCGAAACGCCGTTTTCGCCTCGGTATGCTGGTGTTTGCCGGGATGGTCGGCTGGGCGTTACTGACGGCAATGAACCAGCCGAAACTGGGGCTGGCGATGCTGTTTGGCGTTGGCTTTGGTTTGCTGATTGAGCGGGCGCAAATCTGTTTTACCTCCGCCTTTCGCGATATGTGGATAACCGGGCGCACGATGATGGCAAAAGCAATCATCTTCGGCATGGCGGCGAGCGCCATCGGTATCTTCAGCTATGTGCAGTTGGGGATGGAAGCGAAAATCATGTGGGCCGGGCCAAACGCGGTGATTGGCGGTTTGCTGTTCGGCTTCGGGATTGTGCTGGCGGGCGGCTGTGAAACTGGCTGGATGTACCGCGCTGTTGAAGGCCAGGTACATTACTGGTGGGTCGGTCTCGGCAACGTGATTGGCTCAACTATTCTGGCGTACTTCTGGGATGACATTTCCCCGGCGCTCGCCACAAACTGGGACAAAATCAACCTGCTGAACACCTTCGGCCCGCTCGGCGGTTTGCTGGTGACCTATCTGCTGTTACTGGCCGCGTTTTTGTTTGTCGTTGGCTGGGAGAAACAGTTCTTCCGCCGCCGTGCAACTACCACCACCATTAAGGAGACCGCATGA
- the yedF gene encoding sulfurtransferase-like selenium metabolism protein YedF gives MSIVPDYRLDMSGEPCPYPAVATLEAMPQLKKGEILEVVSDCPQSINNIPLDARNHGYTVLDIQQDGPTIRYLIQK, from the coding sequence ATGAGCATAGTGCCTGATTACCGCCTCGATATGAGCGGCGAACCCTGCCCGTACCCGGCGGTGGCAACGCTTGAAGCGATGCCGCAGTTGAAAAAAGGCGAAATCCTTGAAGTGGTGAGCGATTGCCCGCAGTCGATTAACAATATTCCGCTGGATGCGCGTAACCACGGCTACACGGTGCTGGATATCCAGCAAGACGGGCCAACCATTCGCTATTTGATTCAGAAATAG
- the fliE gene encoding flagellar hook-basal body complex protein FliE: protein MMAIQGIESVVSQLQATAGIARNQSVESEPTISFAGQLHAALDRISDTQNAARTQAEKFTLGEPGVALNDVMTDLQKSSVSLQMGIQVRNKLVSAYQDVMNMQM, encoded by the coding sequence ATAATGGCTATACAGGGCATTGAGAGCGTCGTCAGTCAGTTGCAGGCAACTGCCGGGATTGCGCGCAATCAGAGCGTGGAAAGCGAACCGACTATCAGCTTTGCCGGGCAACTGCATGCGGCGCTGGATCGCATCAGCGACACGCAAAACGCCGCGCGTACCCAGGCAGAAAAATTTACGCTCGGCGAGCCGGGCGTGGCGCTGAATGACGTGATGACCGATCTGCAAAAATCATCTGTCTCGTTGCAAATGGGGATTCAGGTGCGTAACAAACTGGTGTCTGCTTACCAGGACGTGATGAATATGCAGATGTAA
- the fliF gene encoding flagellar basal-body MS-ring/collar protein FliF, producing the protein MSATATTAPQNKSLEWINRLRANPKIPLMVAAAAAVAIVVAMVLWAKSPDYRTLYSNLSDQDGGAIVTQLTQMNIPYRFADGSGAIEVPADKVHELRLRLAQQGLPKGGAAGFELLDQEKFGISQFSEQVNYQRALEGELARTIETLGPVKGARVHLAMPKPSLFVREQKSPSASVTVNLQPGRALDDGQISAVVHLVSSAVAGLPPGNVTVVDQSGRLLTQSGVAGRDLNDAQLKYTADVESRIQRRIEAILGPIVGNGNVHAQVTAQLDFANKEQTEEQYTPNGGDPAQAVLRSRQVNSSEQIGGQYPGGVPGALSNQPAPANTAPISTPPANQQNGQQNAQGQAQQGQQTTSTNTATSGPRNTTHNETNNYEVDRTIRHTKMNIGDIQRLSVAVVVNYRTLADGKTAALTADQLKQIEDLTREAMGYTEKRGDSLNVVNSPFNATDDVGGQLPFWQQQSFIDQLISAGRWLLVLLVAWLLWRKAIRPQLLRRQEEAKAAQEAAQARAEIEESVEVRLSKDEQQQQRRSNQRLSAEVMSQRIREMSDNDPRVVALVIRQWMSNEHEQ; encoded by the coding sequence ATGAGTGCGACTGCAACAACTGCACCGCAGAATAAATCTCTTGAGTGGATCAACCGCTTACGCGCGAACCCCAAAATTCCTTTGATGGTGGCCGCAGCCGCTGCCGTTGCCATTGTTGTCGCTATGGTGCTGTGGGCGAAATCGCCTGACTATCGCACCCTTTATAGCAACCTGTCCGATCAGGACGGCGGCGCGATTGTTACCCAGTTAACGCAGATGAATATCCCCTACCGCTTTGCTGACGGGAGCGGCGCAATTGAAGTGCCTGCCGACAAGGTGCACGAGTTGCGCCTGCGTCTCGCCCAGCAGGGTTTGCCGAAAGGCGGCGCGGCGGGCTTTGAACTGCTGGATCAGGAAAAATTCGGTATCAGTCAATTCAGCGAGCAGGTGAACTACCAGCGCGCGCTGGAAGGCGAACTGGCCCGCACCATTGAAACCCTGGGTCCGGTCAAAGGCGCGCGCGTTCACCTCGCGATGCCGAAACCTTCATTATTTGTCCGTGAACAAAAATCCCCTTCCGCGTCGGTTACTGTGAATTTGCAGCCGGGCCGTGCCCTTGATGACGGCCAGATCAGCGCCGTGGTGCATTTAGTCTCCAGCGCCGTTGCGGGCCTGCCGCCGGGCAACGTGACCGTGGTCGATCAAAGTGGTCGTCTGCTGACGCAATCCGGCGTGGCCGGTCGTGACCTGAATGACGCGCAACTGAAATATACCGCCGACGTTGAAAGCCGTATTCAGCGACGCATTGAAGCCATCCTCGGCCCGATTGTCGGTAACGGCAACGTTCACGCGCAGGTCACCGCGCAGCTTGATTTCGCCAACAAAGAGCAGACCGAAGAGCAATACACGCCGAACGGCGGCGATCCGGCGCAGGCAGTACTGCGTTCTCGCCAGGTTAACAGCAGCGAGCAGATTGGCGGCCAGTATCCTGGCGGCGTACCGGGCGCGCTCTCGAACCAGCCGGCGCCGGCAAACACCGCGCCGATCTCAACACCGCCTGCGAACCAGCAGAATGGCCAACAAAATGCGCAGGGTCAGGCGCAGCAAGGCCAACAGACGACCAGCACCAACACGGCGACAAGCGGCCCGCGTAATACCACGCACAACGAGACCAACAACTACGAAGTCGATCGCACCATTCGCCACACCAAAATGAACATTGGTGATATTCAGCGCCTCTCGGTTGCCGTAGTGGTGAATTACCGCACGCTGGCCGATGGCAAAACCGCCGCGCTGACGGCCGATCAACTGAAACAGATTGAAGATTTGACCCGCGAAGCAATGGGCTACACCGAAAAACGCGGTGACAGCCTGAACGTGGTGAACTCACCGTTCAACGCCACAGATGATGTTGGTGGTCAGCTCCCGTTCTGGCAGCAACAGTCGTTTATCGACCAGTTGATCTCCGCAGGACGCTGGTTACTGGTACTGCTGGTGGCATGGCTGCTGTGGCGTAAAGCGATTCGTCCGCAACTGTTACGCCGTCAGGAAGAAGCGAAAGCGGCTCAGGAAGCGGCACAAGCGCGGGCAGAAATCGAAGAGTCCGTGGAAGTCCGCCTCAGCAAAGACGAGCAGCAACAGCAGCGCCGTTCTAACCAGCGCCTGAGCGCTGAGGTGATGAGCCAGCGTATTCGCGAAATGTCAGATAACGATCCGCGCGTCGTGGCGCTGGTCATTCGCCAGTGGATGAGTAACGAACATGAGCAATAA
- the fliG gene encoding flagellar motor switch protein FliG: MSNNLSGTDKSVILLMTIGEDRAAEVFKHLSAREVQHLSTAMAGVRQISNKQLMDVLQEFENEAEQFAALNINANDYLRSVLVKALGEERASSLLEDILETRDTTSGIETLNFMEPQSAADLIRDEHPQIIATILVHLKRSQAADILALFDERMRHDVMLRIATFGGVQPAALAELTEVLNNLLDGQNLKRSKMGGVRTAAEIINLMKTQQEEAVITAVREFDGELAQKIIDEMFLFENLVEVDDRSIQRLLQEVDSESLLIALKGAEPPLRDKFLRNMSQRAADILRDDLANRGPVRLSQVENEQKAILLVVRRLAETGEMVIGSGEDTYV; this comes from the coding sequence ATGAGCAATAATCTTTCCGGAACGGACAAAAGCGTCATCCTGCTGATGACCATTGGCGAAGACCGCGCGGCAGAGGTGTTTAAGCACCTCTCCGCCCGCGAAGTCCAGCACTTGAGTACCGCGATGGCTGGCGTACGTCAGATCTCCAACAAGCAGTTGATGGACGTATTGCAGGAGTTCGAGAACGAAGCAGAACAGTTCGCGGCGCTGAATATCAACGCCAACGACTACCTGCGTTCCGTGCTGGTGAAGGCACTCGGCGAAGAGCGTGCCTCCAGCCTGCTGGAAGATATTCTCGAAACACGCGATACCACCAGCGGCATCGAAACACTCAACTTTATGGAGCCGCAGAGCGCAGCCGACCTTATTCGCGACGAGCACCCGCAGATTATCGCCACCATTCTTGTGCACCTCAAACGCTCGCAGGCCGCCGATATTCTGGCGCTGTTCGATGAGCGTATGCGCCACGATGTGATGCTGCGTATCGCCACCTTCGGCGGCGTGCAGCCTGCCGCGCTGGCAGAACTGACCGAAGTGCTGAACAACCTGCTCGACGGCCAGAACCTCAAGCGCAGCAAAATGGGCGGCGTGAGAACGGCAGCGGAAATCATCAACCTGATGAAGACCCAGCAGGAAGAAGCGGTTATTACCGCCGTTCGCGAGTTCGACGGCGAGCTGGCACAGAAAATTATCGACGAGATGTTCCTGTTCGAAAACCTGGTGGAGGTCGACGACCGCTCTATCCAGCGTCTGTTGCAGGAAGTGGATTCCGAATCCCTGCTTATCGCCCTCAAAGGCGCAGAGCCACCGTTGCGCGACAAGTTCCTGCGCAACATGTCGCAGCGTGCGGCAGATATCCTGCGCGACGACCTGGCCAACCGTGGCCCGGTACGCCTGTCCCAGGTGGAAAACGAACAGAAAGCCATTCTGCTTGTCGTTCGCCGTCTGGCGGAGACCGGCGAGATGGTAATTGGCAGCGGCGAGGATACCTATGTCTAA
- the fliH gene encoding flagellar assembly protein FliH, with protein sequence MSNDLPWKVWTPDDLAFPLAAEFAPLMAQEKPSTLVGGEDEEDDELTEQQKQQQQLAQIQMQAHETGYNAGLAEGRKAGYDAGFQEGLAQGMEQGLNQARQQQAPIHARMQQLVSEFQYTLDALDSVIASRLMQMALEAARQVLGHTPVVDSNALIKQIQMLLQQEPLFSGKPQLRVHPDDLQRVEEMLGATLSLHGWRLRGDPTLHQGGCKVSADEGDLDASVATRWQELCRLAAPGVV encoded by the coding sequence ATGTCTAACGATTTGCCGTGGAAGGTGTGGACGCCTGACGACCTGGCGTTCCCGCTGGCTGCCGAGTTCGCGCCCCTGATGGCGCAGGAAAAACCGTCCACCCTGGTGGGCGGCGAAGATGAAGAAGACGACGAATTAACCGAACAACAAAAGCAACAGCAGCAGCTGGCGCAAATCCAGATGCAGGCCCACGAAACCGGTTATAACGCGGGTCTTGCCGAAGGGCGTAAAGCCGGTTATGACGCCGGGTTTCAGGAAGGTCTGGCGCAGGGCATGGAACAGGGTCTGAACCAGGCCCGCCAGCAGCAGGCGCCGATCCATGCGCGGATGCAGCAACTGGTGAGTGAATTCCAGTACACGCTGGATGCGCTGGATAGCGTTATCGCCTCACGCCTGATGCAGATGGCGCTGGAAGCCGCGCGTCAGGTGCTCGGCCATACGCCGGTGGTGGACAGCAATGCGCTTATCAAACAGATCCAGATGCTGTTGCAACAAGAGCCGCTGTTTAGTGGCAAACCGCAGTTGCGCGTTCACCCGGACGATTTGCAGCGCGTGGAAGAGATGCTTGGCGCGACCCTCAGCCTGCACGGCTGGCGTCTGCGCGGTGACCCGACGCTGCACCAGGGCGGGTGCAAAGTCTCCGCCGATGAAGGCGATTTAGATGCAAGCGTGGCAACGCGCTGGCAGGAACTGTGCCGTCTGGCGGCACCCGGAGTCGTTTAA
- the fliI gene encoding flagellar protein export ATPase FliI: protein MTARLTRWLTTLDNFEQKMAQLPSVRRYGRLTRATGLVLEATGLQLPLGATCIIERQDGLETREVESEVVGFNGQRLFLMPLEEVEGILPGARVYARSALGDSLQSSKQLPLGPALLGRVLDGAGKPLDSLPAPDTGETGALITQPVNPLQRTAIEHVLDTGVRAINALLTVGRGQRMGLFAGSGVGKSVLLGMMARYTQADVIVVGLIGERGREVKDFIENILGADGRARSVVIAAPADVSPLLRMQGAAYATRIAEDFRDRGQHVLLIMDSLTRYAMAQREIALAIGEPPATKGYPPSVFAKLPALVERAGNGIHGGGSITAFYTVLTEGDDQQDPIADSARAILDGHIVLSRRLAEAGHYPAIDIEASISRAMTALITEQHYARVRNFKQLLSSFQRNRDLVSVGAYARGSDPMLDKAIALWPQLEAFLQQGIFERAGWEDSMQALELIFPTV, encoded by the coding sequence ATGACTGCACGTTTAACCCGCTGGCTGACCACGCTCGATAACTTTGAGCAAAAGATGGCGCAACTGCCGTCTGTGCGCCGTTATGGCCGGTTGACCCGCGCAACGGGGCTGGTGCTGGAAGCGACCGGGTTGCAACTGCCGCTGGGTGCGACATGCATTATTGAGCGTCAGGACGGGCTGGAAACGCGCGAAGTAGAAAGCGAAGTGGTCGGCTTTAACGGCCAGCGCCTGTTCCTGATGCCCCTTGAAGAAGTCGAAGGCATTTTGCCCGGCGCACGCGTTTATGCCCGCAGTGCGCTGGGCGATAGTTTACAGAGCAGTAAACAGTTGCCCCTCGGCCCTGCCCTGCTGGGTCGCGTGCTGGACGGCGCGGGCAAACCCCTCGACAGCCTGCCCGCCCCGGATACCGGCGAAACGGGCGCATTAATCACCCAACCGGTTAACCCACTGCAACGTACCGCCATTGAACACGTGCTGGATACCGGCGTGCGCGCGATTAACGCGTTGTTAACCGTTGGTCGCGGTCAGCGTATGGGGCTGTTCGCTGGTTCCGGCGTCGGTAAAAGCGTGTTGTTAGGCATGATGGCGCGTTACACCCAGGCAGATGTGATTGTTGTTGGCCTGATTGGTGAACGTGGCCGTGAAGTGAAAGATTTTATCGAGAACATCCTCGGGGCCGATGGTCGCGCGCGATCCGTTGTTATCGCCGCCCCGGCGGATGTCTCGCCGTTATTGCGTATGCAGGGCGCTGCTTACGCCACGCGCATTGCTGAAGATTTCCGCGATCGCGGTCAGCATGTGCTGCTGATTATGGACTCCCTGACGCGTTATGCCATGGCGCAGCGTGAAATCGCGCTGGCGATTGGCGAGCCGCCAGCAACCAAAGGTTATCCCCCTTCTGTCTTCGCCAAATTACCGGCGCTGGTGGAACGCGCGGGCAACGGCATTCACGGCGGCGGCTCGATCACCGCGTTTTATACCGTGCTCACCGAAGGCGATGACCAGCAGGATCCGATTGCTGACTCCGCACGCGCCATTCTTGATGGACACATTGTGTTGTCCCGCCGTCTGGCGGAGGCCGGTCATTACCCGGCGATTGATATTGAAGCGTCGATCAGCCGTGCAATGACAGCGTTAATTACCGAACAACATTACGCGCGAGTCCGCAACTTTAAACAGTTGCTGTCGAGCTTCCAGCGTAACCGCGATCTGGTCAGCGTCGGCGCTTACGCGCGCGGCAGCGACCCGATGCTGGATAAAGCCATTGCGTTATGGCCGCAACTGGAAGCTTTCCTGCAACAGGGCATTTTCGAACGTGCCGGGTGGGAAGATTCGATGCAGGCTTTAGAGCTTATCTTCCCGACGGTCTGA
- the fliJ gene encoding flagellar export protein FliJ: MTQHSALTTLKDLAEKEVEDAALKLGEMRRACQQAEEQLKMLMDYQHEYRSSLNNTMSQGIDNQRWQNYQQFIQTLEKAIDQHRQQLAQWNEKVDIALGCWREKKQRLQAWQTLQDRQSAAALLAENRLDQKKMDEFAQRASLRKTE; encoded by the coding sequence ATGACGCAACACAGCGCATTAACGACGCTAAAGGATCTGGCAGAAAAAGAGGTTGAAGACGCAGCACTGAAACTCGGTGAAATGCGCCGCGCCTGCCAGCAAGCCGAAGAACAGTTAAAGATGCTGATGGATTATCAGCACGAATACCGCAGCAGCCTGAATAACACCATGAGCCAGGGGATTGATAACCAACGCTGGCAGAACTATCAGCAGTTTATTCAGACGCTGGAAAAAGCCATTGATCAACATCGACAGCAACTGGCGCAGTGGAACGAGAAGGTTGATATCGCGCTCGGTTGCTGGCGGGAAAAGAAACAGCGCTTACAGGCCTGGCAAACCTTGCAGGACCGGCAAAGCGCCGCAGCACTGCTGGCGGAAAACCGTCTCGATCAGAAAAAAATGGATGAGTTTGCACAGCGAGCGTCACTGAGGAAAACAGAATGA